Proteins encoded in a region of the Papio anubis isolate 15944 chromosome 14, Panubis1.0, whole genome shotgun sequence genome:
- the PFN4 gene encoding profilin-4 isoform X1 — MLSASAPALAHRAHSRPFLPPARPGACGLHARPRAEGLPRRRVVSGDRPAWQGGRRPQQAPLCPPKASKPAAVLLHTRARPDGPGVVRLRLEGSPPACAERANVVAHCLPDAAPRRPSAPSAAGSTASPRGRRQGGGGLLQAQRGLGGGSSWRVLVCGRGWSPCFLVTGARPGQSRRRHPPANASVDGRVLGRRPLAEHQRAGWRPLPQVLGAGEFTAHHPLPRLRSCSGTKPLEGSGGKGAPVPEVLMRGVQGLGTCAGNVMPSDVRTLVNGFAKNPLQTRREGLYFKEKDYRCVRADEYSLYAKNENAGVVVVKTHLYLLVATYTEGMYPSVCVEATESLGDYLRKKGS, encoded by the exons ATGTTGTCAGCGTCCGCACCCGCTCTCGCCCACCGCGCCCACTCCCGGCCCTTCCTCCCACCCGCTAGGCCGGGCGCCTGCGGCCTCCACGCCAGACCCCGGGCCGAGGGCCTCCCGCGCAGGCGCGTTGTGAGCGGGGACCGCCCAGCCTGGCAGGGAGGTCGCCGGCCGCAACAGGCACCTCTCTGCCCTCCCAAGGCCAGCAAGCCCGCGGCCGTCCTGCTCCACACTCGGGCCCGGCCCGACGGCCCCGGAGTCGTCCGGCTGCGGCTGGAAGGGAGCCCGCCCGCGTGCGCGGAACGCGCGAATGTTGTCGCCCACTGTCTCCCGGACGCAGCGCCGCGCAGACCGTCCGCCCCCTCCGCCGCGGGTTCCACAGCGAGTCCGCGCGGGAGGCGCCAGGGCGGCGGAGGACTGCTTCAGGCCCAAAGGGGATTGGGCGGCGGCTCTAGCTGGCGGGTCTTGGTTTGCGGAAGGGGCTGGAGTCCTTGCTTCTTGGTGACCGGCGCGAGGCCCGGCCAATCCCGCCGCCGCCACCCACCCGCAAACGCGTCGGTTGACGGGCGGGTCCTTGGTCGCCGGCCCCTTGCGGAGCACCAGAGAGCGGGGTGGCGTCCGCTCCCTCAAGTCCTCGGTGCCGGGGAATTCACCGCTCACCACCCCCTGCCCCGCCTTCGGTCCTGCTCGGGGACCAAACCACTGGAAGGCAGTGGCGGGAAAGGGGCGCCTGTGCCGGAGGTCCTGATGAGGGGGGTCCAAGGCTTGGGGACTTGTGCGGGAAAT GTAATGCCCAGTGATGTCCGAACACTGGTGAATGGATTTGCCAAAAACCCTTTGCAAACCCGAAGAGAAGGATTGTATTTCAAGGAAAAGGATTACAGATGTGTCCGAGCAGATGAATATTCTCTTTATGCCAAAAAT GAGAACGCTGGTGTGGTTGTCGTGAAGACCCATCTGTATCTTCTGGTGGCAACTTACACTGAGGGCATGTATCCTAGTGTCTGTGTGGAAGCCACAGAGAGCCTGG
- the PFN4 gene encoding profilin-4 isoform X4 — translation MSHLQSLLLDTLLGTKHVDSAALIKIQERSLCVASPGFNVMPSDVRTLVNGFAKNPLQTRREGLYFKEKDYRCVRADEYSLYAKNENAGVVVVKTHLYLLVATYTEGMYPSVCVEATESLGDYLRKKGS, via the exons ATGAGCCATTTGCAGAGCTTATTGTTAGACACCCTCTTGGGAACCAAGCATGTGGACAGTGCAGCCCTCATCAAAATCCAGGAGCGGAGCCTGTGTGTAGCATCACCAGgttttaat GTAATGCCCAGTGATGTCCGAACACTGGTGAATGGATTTGCCAAAAACCCTTTGCAAACCCGAAGAGAAGGATTGTATTTCAAGGAAAAGGATTACAGATGTGTCCGAGCAGATGAATATTCTCTTTATGCCAAAAAT GAGAACGCTGGTGTGGTTGTCGTGAAGACCCATCTGTATCTTCTGGTGGCAACTTACACTGAGGGCATGTATCCTAGTGTCTGTGTGGAAGCCACAGAGAGCCTGG
- the PFN4 gene encoding profilin-4 isoform X3, which yields MLSASAPALAHRAHSRPFLPPARPGACGLHARPRAEGLPRRRVVSGDRPAWQGGRRPQQAPLCPPKASKPAAVLLHTRARPDGPGVVRLRLEGSPPACAERANVVAHCLPDAAPRRPSAPSAAGSTASPRGRRQGGGGLLQAQRGLGGGSSWRVLVCGRGWSPCFLVTGARPGQSRRRHPPANASVDGRVLGRRPLAEHQRAGWRPLPQVLGAGEFTAHHPLPRLRSCSGTKPLEGSGGKGAPVPEENAGVVVVKTHLYLLVATYTEGMYPSVCVEATESLGDYLRKKGS from the exons ATGTTGTCAGCGTCCGCACCCGCTCTCGCCCACCGCGCCCACTCCCGGCCCTTCCTCCCACCCGCTAGGCCGGGCGCCTGCGGCCTCCACGCCAGACCCCGGGCCGAGGGCCTCCCGCGCAGGCGCGTTGTGAGCGGGGACCGCCCAGCCTGGCAGGGAGGTCGCCGGCCGCAACAGGCACCTCTCTGCCCTCCCAAGGCCAGCAAGCCCGCGGCCGTCCTGCTCCACACTCGGGCCCGGCCCGACGGCCCCGGAGTCGTCCGGCTGCGGCTGGAAGGGAGCCCGCCCGCGTGCGCGGAACGCGCGAATGTTGTCGCCCACTGTCTCCCGGACGCAGCGCCGCGCAGACCGTCCGCCCCCTCCGCCGCGGGTTCCACAGCGAGTCCGCGCGGGAGGCGCCAGGGCGGCGGAGGACTGCTTCAGGCCCAAAGGGGATTGGGCGGCGGCTCTAGCTGGCGGGTCTTGGTTTGCGGAAGGGGCTGGAGTCCTTGCTTCTTGGTGACCGGCGCGAGGCCCGGCCAATCCCGCCGCCGCCACCCACCCGCAAACGCGTCGGTTGACGGGCGGGTCCTTGGTCGCCGGCCCCTTGCGGAGCACCAGAGAGCGGGGTGGCGTCCGCTCCCTCAAGTCCTCGGTGCCGGGGAATTCACCGCTCACCACCCCCTGCCCCGCCTTCGGTCCTGCTCGGGGACCAAACCACTGGAAGGCAGTGGCGGGAAAGGGGCGCCTGTGCCGGAG GAGAACGCTGGTGTGGTTGTCGTGAAGACCCATCTGTATCTTCTGGTGGCAACTTACACTGAGGGCATGTATCCTAGTGTCTGTGTGGAAGCCACAGAGAGCCTGG
- the PFN4 gene encoding profilin-4 isoform X2, with the protein MLSASAPALAHRAHSRPFLPPARPGACGLHARPRAEGLPRRRVVSGDRPAWQGGRRPQQAPLCPPKASKPAAVLLHTRARPDGPGVVRLRLEGSPPACAERANVVAHCLPDAAPRRPSAPSAAGSTASPRGRRQGGGGLLQAQRGLGGGSSWRVLVCGRGWSPCFLVTGARPGQSRRRHPPANASVDGRVLGRRPLAEHQRAGWRPLPQVLGAGEFTAHHPLPRLRSCSGTKPLEGSGGKGAPVPEVMPSDVRTLVNGFAKNPLQTRREGLYFKEKDYRCVRADEYSLYAKNENAGVVVVKTHLYLLVATYTEGMYPSVCVEATESLGDYLRKKGS; encoded by the exons ATGTTGTCAGCGTCCGCACCCGCTCTCGCCCACCGCGCCCACTCCCGGCCCTTCCTCCCACCCGCTAGGCCGGGCGCCTGCGGCCTCCACGCCAGACCCCGGGCCGAGGGCCTCCCGCGCAGGCGCGTTGTGAGCGGGGACCGCCCAGCCTGGCAGGGAGGTCGCCGGCCGCAACAGGCACCTCTCTGCCCTCCCAAGGCCAGCAAGCCCGCGGCCGTCCTGCTCCACACTCGGGCCCGGCCCGACGGCCCCGGAGTCGTCCGGCTGCGGCTGGAAGGGAGCCCGCCCGCGTGCGCGGAACGCGCGAATGTTGTCGCCCACTGTCTCCCGGACGCAGCGCCGCGCAGACCGTCCGCCCCCTCCGCCGCGGGTTCCACAGCGAGTCCGCGCGGGAGGCGCCAGGGCGGCGGAGGACTGCTTCAGGCCCAAAGGGGATTGGGCGGCGGCTCTAGCTGGCGGGTCTTGGTTTGCGGAAGGGGCTGGAGTCCTTGCTTCTTGGTGACCGGCGCGAGGCCCGGCCAATCCCGCCGCCGCCACCCACCCGCAAACGCGTCGGTTGACGGGCGGGTCCTTGGTCGCCGGCCCCTTGCGGAGCACCAGAGAGCGGGGTGGCGTCCGCTCCCTCAAGTCCTCGGTGCCGGGGAATTCACCGCTCACCACCCCCTGCCCCGCCTTCGGTCCTGCTCGGGGACCAAACCACTGGAAGGCAGTGGCGGGAAAGGGGCGCCTGTGCCGGAG GTAATGCCCAGTGATGTCCGAACACTGGTGAATGGATTTGCCAAAAACCCTTTGCAAACCCGAAGAGAAGGATTGTATTTCAAGGAAAAGGATTACAGATGTGTCCGAGCAGATGAATATTCTCTTTATGCCAAAAAT GAGAACGCTGGTGTGGTTGTCGTGAAGACCCATCTGTATCTTCTGGTGGCAACTTACACTGAGGGCATGTATCCTAGTGTCTGTGTGGAAGCCACAGAGAGCCTGG